A window from Capricornis sumatraensis isolate serow.1 chromosome 5, serow.2, whole genome shotgun sequence encodes these proteins:
- the FGL2 gene encoding fibroleukin produces the protein MKLANWCWLSSTVLATYGFLVVANNETEEIKDEPAQNACRVRLESRGRCEEEGECPYQVNLPPLTIQLPKQFSRIEEVFKEVQNLKEIVNSLKKTCQDCKLQADDNRDPGRNGLLLPGAGAPGETGDSRVRELESEVNKLSSDLKNAKEEIDVLQGRLEKLNLVNMNNIEHYVDSKVANLTFVVNSLDGKCSSKCPRQEQIQSLPVQQHLIYKDCSEYYTIGKRSSELYRVTPDPRNSSFEVFCDMETMAGGWTVLQARVDGSTNFTRTWQDYKVGFGNLRREFWLGNDKIHLLTKSKDMILRIDLEDFNGVKLYALYDHFYVANEFLKYRLHVGNYNGTAGDALRFSKHYNHDLKFFTTPDRDNDRYPSGNCGLYYSSGWWFDACLSANLNGKYYHQKYRGVRNGIFWGTWPGISEAQPGGYKSSFKEVKMMIRPKHFKP, from the exons ATGAAGCTGGCGAACTGGTGCTGGCTGAGCTCAACTGTCCTTGCTACATATGGTTTTTTGGTTGTGGCaaacaatgaaacagaagaaattaaagatgaaccAGCCCAGAATGCCTGCCGGGTGAGACTAGAAAGCAGAGGGAGATGTGAGGAGGAAGGCGAATGTCCCTACCAGGTGAACCTGCCCCCGCTGACTATTCAGCTCCCCAAGCAGTTCAGCAGGATCGAGGAGGTGTTCAAAGAAGTTCAGAATCTCAAGGAAATTGTAAATAGCTTGAAGAAGACTTGCCAAGACTGCAAACTGCAGGCTGATGACAATCGAGACCCAGGAAGAAATGGATTGCTGTTACCAGGCGCAGGAGCCCCAGGAGAAACTGGGGACAGCAGAGTGAGAGAATTAGAGAGCGAGGTGAACAAACTGTCCTCTGACCTTAAGAATGCCAAGGAGGAGATCGATGTGCTTCAGGGTCGCCTGGAGAAGCTGAATCTTGTAAATATGAACAACATAGAACATTATGTTGATAGCAAAGTGGCAAACCTCACATTTGTTGTCAATAGTTTGGATGGCAAGTGTTCATCTAagtgtcccaggcaagaacaaaTACAGTCACTCCCAG TTCAGCAACATCTTATATATAAAGATTGCTCTGAATACTACACTATAGGCAAAAGAAGCAGTGAGCTCTATAGAGTTACACCAGATCCCAGAAACAGTAGCTTCGAAGTTTTCTGCGACATGGAGACCATGGCGGGAGGCTGGACAGTGCTGCAAGCACGTGTTGATGGAAGCACCAACTTCACCAGAACATGGCAAGACTACAAAGTAGGCTTTGGAAACCTCAGAAGAGAATTTTGGCTGGGGAACGATAAAATCCATCTTCTGACTAAGAGTAAGGACATGATTCTAAGAATAGATCTTGAAGACTTTAATGGTGTCAAACTCTATGCCTTGTATGATCACTTTTATGTGGCCAACGAGTTTCTCAAATACCGTCTACACGTTGGTAACTATAATGGCACAGCTGGAGATGCCTTACGTTTCAGTAAACATTACAACCACGACCTGAAGTTTTTCACCACCCCGGATAGAGACAATGATCGATACCCCTCTGGGAACTGTGGGCTCTACTACAGTTCAGGCTGGTGGTTTGACGCCTGTCTTTCTGCAAACTTGAATGGCAAATATTATCACCAAAAATACAGAGGTGTCCGAAATGGGATTTTCTGGGGTACCTGGCCTGGCATAAGTGAGGCACAACCTGGTGGTTACAAGTCCTCCTTCAAAGAAGTCAAAATGATGATCAGACCCAAGCACTTTAAGCCATAA